Below is a genomic region from Mesorhizobium sp. NZP2298.
AAGTGCCTGTTCGGCTTCTAAGCTATCACTGACTGCGACCGGTCGCCGTCCTCGGCAATGCAGAGATGGAGCCGATTTGCTCAATCGGCGAATGTCGCTGCGCTATTCAAACAAAACTGAATTCACGCAGCGAAGTCACAGAAGTCCGAACCGATAGAGCGCGCTGACCGCAAATGGGCGAAAGATCGCACCATAACGCCCGGCCACGGGCTCACCCCAACTCTGTTTATAATCTTGCCCGGAGCCGAGATCGAACTGGCGATACCCAGCGCTTGCCGCCCATTCGATCGACGCCTCCATTATGCGGACACCGACCCAAAAGCCATCATATTCGGGGTCGCGGACGATGCATTGGCCGAGCACGATGCCTTCCCTACACATCAGGACGGTGCCGGCCGTGCGCCTATCGCCGTCGAGCAGGGCCAAGGTTTGGAACTGGATTGGACTGTCGGCGGTCTGCCGTTTCATGAAGGCGCGCCAGAACCGCAGGCGGTCCTCGACAGCCACGGTCTCCTCGGCGTCGTTGCTTTCCCACACGCGGCCCCACTGGGCGCAGCACCATTCCAGGTCGCCCACATCGTTGACGCGAAGCCGCATGAACTCGTCGCAACGTTGGCAGGCCTTGCGCACATTCTTGCGGTGATTGCGGCTCCACCGTGCCTCATAGTCGCCCTCCAGGTCGACGCGGTAGTTGTCCGGGGACCAGTAGGATCGCGGATTGAGATCCACGACGCTCTTGTCGAGCCCCGCCTCGATCCGCACCTCGACGCCCAAGGCGTGCAGCGCCCGACCAAGGGAGGCGGCAGAGGACGCGGGCGCGATCACACCGGGAAGCGCCTGATAGGCGACGGGCTCCCAGTATAGGCGGCGGCGACGCAAGGAGATGATCGCGGTCGGCTGGCCGTTCTCCGTCGCAAGAGCGTGGCGCTTCCGGGCGCTCGTCGGCTGGGTGAGCTCACGATAAAGGTCGCGGTCGCAGCCGGGAATGGCCGGCAGGGCGTCCAGGGCCTGGTCGAGGGTCGAGTTCCAGACGTCAAACCAGGCGATTTGAACGCCCCGCGTGGTCAAGGGGGTCACGATGCGGGCAGCCGAGATCACGGCGGGCGCGGCGAAATGGCTTAACGCACGCTTGAAATTCGAACCGGCGGCTTTCGCGCCGGCGGACTCCATGGCGTCAGAGTGGTTCATCACCGATTCCCCCTGCGGTCAGTGCTTGTCTGCCATCCAGGCGATCGTTCGAAGAAGCGGTCGACCGCCCTTTGACCACAGACCAGACAGATTGCACGCCGCCCCGACGGAGCGGAGTATTTGTTTTGCTGTCCGCGTCGGCCGGCGCAGGCGCCCGCCCCTGTTCGGTGTCCTCACCCAGGAAGCGCCGGATGAGGGCAAAGGGAGCTCGCAGGCACGCAGGCGCCAAGGCTTGCACCCTGCCTAGCAAATAAGCCAGTTCGGCGGCAAAGGGATGACGGGTCCAGCCCATGGCCAGGAACCAAAGTACTGCGCCAAGCCCCCCGCCCAGGACCGCCTGCAAGACCGATAGATCCATGTCGAGACCGTTCAGTCCGATGACAACGAGCGGACCCAGCGCCGTGGCGAGGGTGGCGACGGCGCTGGGCACAAGCGCGCGCAGATATTCACCGACGCTCAATTTCAGCCGGCGCATCAGGAACCAGAGGCCAACGCCCACTTGAATCGGCGTGGTGGCGAAGATCGAGAGCGCCAGGACAAAGGGGCCATGCTGGGCCGCCAGGATCATGATCAGGCTCGTGATCGGCAGGGAAATGATCCACGCCTTGGCCGTGTCTCGGATCCCGCCGGCGGCTACCAGGGCTGGAAACATCAGTGGGACGGGGAAGCAGAGCATGGTGGCCGCCGCCATCACCTGCACCAGCGGGATGGAGGTGTCCCATTGTGGTCCCAGTAGGATGTGCACCAGGGGATAGGCTAAGAGGATGACCATCGCCAGGCCGGGCCAGTGGAACGCGGTCAGACTGGCGGCGGCTTTGAGATAGGGGGCCTTGAGGGGACGCCCCGTGCGCGCATAGGCGGCGAACCCTGGCAGGGCCACCGCGGAGATAGCCGATATGACCAAACGGCTGGGCATCTGCGTGACCTGTTGAGCTCGGCTGTAGAGACCGACATCGGTGCTGCCGCTGGCCCGGCCCAGCATGAAGGTCGGAATGACCTCGCCGAGGGTGGTCAGAAGGCCGGTAGCGGTGTTGAACCCGCCGAACGCCAGAATCTCGCGCCATTTGGTGAACTCGATCCGGAAGATGGACAGGTCCGGGCGCATGAGGACGGCAAAAACGAAGGTGGAGAGCGGATAGCTCAGCGAACCCCAGGCGAAGCTCATATAACCGAAGCCCATCATCACCAAGCCAGTGGTGGTGATGTTGCCGACCAGTGCAGAGCCCAGGTTGATGGCCGCGATGTTCCAGAACTTCAGGTCGCGGCGAAGCAGAGCGACGATCGGCGAGCCGATGCTGGAGAACAGATAGCCGAACGCCACGGTGCGGACGAAGTTCTCCAGACGCGGTTCGTGGGCGAAGTCGGCATAGAGGCCCGCCGTCACGACGAAGGCGGTCGTAAGGATGATGGCGACCACCAGCATCATGGTGAAGGAAGTGCGTATTTCCTCCTTTGAGAGCTTTTCGGCGTTGACGATGTAGTTGGTGACGCCGAAATCCCGCATACCCTCGGCGAGCGCGAC
It encodes:
- a CDS encoding GNAT family N-acetyltransferase, whose protein sequence is MNHSDAMESAGAKAAGSNFKRALSHFAAPAVISAARIVTPLTTRGVQIAWFDVWNSTLDQALDALPAIPGCDRDLYRELTQPTSARKRHALATENGQPTAIISLRRRRLYWEPVAYQALPGVIAPASSAASLGRALHALGVEVRIEAGLDKSVVDLNPRSYWSPDNYRVDLEGDYEARWSRNHRKNVRKACQRCDEFMRLRVNDVGDLEWCCAQWGRVWESNDAEETVAVEDRLRFWRAFMKRQTADSPIQFQTLALLDGDRRTAGTVLMCREGIVLGQCIVRDPEYDGFWVGVRIMEASIEWAASAGYRQFDLGSGQDYKQSWGEPVAGRYGAIFRPFAVSALYRFGLL
- a CDS encoding lipopolysaccharide biosynthesis protein; this translates as MASVRRAVVAVYFEKYATLILNLATLYVSSRFLTPNEIGAAFLGASLVALAEGMRDFGVTNYIVNAEKLSKEEIRTSFTMMLVVAIILTTAFVVTAGLYADFAHEPRLENFVRTVAFGYLFSSIGSPIVALLRRDLKFWNIAAINLGSALVGNITTTGLVMMGFGYMSFAWGSLSYPLSTFVFAVLMRPDLSIFRIEFTKWREILAFGGFNTATGLLTTLGEVIPTFMLGRASGSTDVGLYSRAQQVTQMPSRLVISAISAVALPGFAAYARTGRPLKAPYLKAAASLTAFHWPGLAMVILLAYPLVHILLGPQWDTSIPLVQVMAAATMLCFPVPLMFPALVAAGGIRDTAKAWIISLPITSLIMILAAQHGPFVLALSIFATTPIQVGVGLWFLMRRLKLSVGEYLRALVPSAVATLATALGPLVVIGLNGLDMDLSVLQAVLGGGLGAVLWFLAMGWTRHPFAAELAYLLGRVQALAPACLRAPFALIRRFLGEDTEQGRAPAPADADSKTNTPLRRGGVQSVWSVVKGRSTASSNDRLDGRQALTAGGIGDEPL